CGTCCCGGTGGCACCGACACCGCCGCTGTCCCGGAAACGACGCGTGAGTCGTGGCGAACTGGTTCCGGCGCGAACGACTTCGAATCCCGAACCGCTCGGCGACACGTGAGAGACTCCGTTGGAACCAACTCCACGACCACGACCACCGCAGCCCCACGCCTCCCCAGCCTCGTCGCTCGCTCCGGGCTCCCTTCGGTCGCCCGTCCGCTCGCGACTCCCTCGCGCGTGCGACTCGCGCCCTTCGGGCGCTCGTCGGCGCGCGCCACCGCACCGCTTGTTCTATTTATAAGCTCTCGTCGCCGTTCTCGGACTCCGCCGCGTCTTCGGTCTCGAAGTAGCGGTCGCGGTGTTTCCGACACCCCGGATTGAACGCGGCCCCACACGCGGGACAGGCGTCGTCGTCGCTCTCAAGGTACTCACGGGCGGTCAGCGTCGTTCCACAGACTCCACACAGCACCGCGGGCTCGTCGAAGCGCTCGCGGGGCCACGGGACCGCCTCGTGGTCGGCGGCCGCGTCGTGGCAGGCGTCGCAGGGGTAGTACGTCTCACAGCAGCCGAACCGGAGCGCGATCACGTCGACGGGGTCGTCCCAGTGGGCACAGCGCGTCTCGGGGTCGACCGCGACCCCGCGCAGCGGCACCGGAAAGCGCGGATCGGTGGCGGGCGCGGTCGTCGTCTCGCGGTCCGCACCCGAGCCGTCAGTAGCTGGCGTAGCCATCGGTGTCGAGCCAGTTGTGGACGACGGTGATCGTATGGTCGGCGTGGAGCAGTTCGGGCCCGACCCGTAGCCGGCGCTCGGCGCGGTCGGCGATCGACTCGGCCTCCGCCGGCGCGAAATCGTGGTGATCCGAGAGCACGAAGACTGGGTCGGTCGGCGGGTCGGCGTCGACGAGCGGGTCGCCGTCCTCGTGGAGCTGGACGAGCGTGCCGTCGGGACCTCGGCCGGAGCCGCCCGCCTCGCCGACGAGCCGGTCGAGCGTCGCGTCGAGGCCCATCCGACGGAGTTCGACGCCCGGCGAGACGTCCGCGGGCATGTGGCCGATGGCGTCCTCTTTCGCGGCGAGCGCGTCGCGGACCCGCGCGGCGACGTTGCGCTCGTCGGGGTGGAGGTGCCGGAGCGTGTCGGCGTCGAAGGTGACGGTGAACGCGTCGGCGATCACGAGGTGGACCCGGACCGACTCGCGGATGCCGTGCGAGAGGAAGACGCCGGCGCTCACGCACCGACAGAGCAGGTCGAGCCGCCCGGCCCCCGGAATGTCCGACAGCGAGATCGCGTCGGGGTCGGTGGGCACGTCGCGGCCGATGACGACAAACTGGCGCATGTCTCCGCGTCGCCCCCGATCGTCATAAGGGGTGCGACCCAACGGCCGGCGTGAGCCTCACCGGACTCTGTCAGGTCTGCGAGGCGGCGGCCGCGACGGACAGCTGCGACCGCTGCGGCCGCGCCGTCTGCGACGACCACTGGGACGAGACGGCCCGCGCCTGCGCCGGCTGCGCCGCCGGGCGCGGATAGGGGAGCGGCGGCCGGCGCTACCGGTGTCGGTTCAGCCGCTTTTTGAGCCGCTTGGCCGCGTCGCCCGCAGCGCCGAAGTACGTCGCCTCGTCTTCGGGGCGGCTCGACTCCTCGCCGGCGAAGATGATCCCCCGTGAGGAGTTGACGAGGCCGACGTCGACCGGGAGGTCCGACCGCGAGGCCAGGCCGTGTTCGACTGCGGCCTCGGCGTCGCCCCCCTGCGCGCCGACGCCGGGGACGAGGAAGGGGATCTCGGGGACGATCTCGCGGACCGTCTCCAGCTCCTCCGGCGCGGTCGCGCCGACGACGAGCCCGACGTTGTCGTTGGCGTTCCACACGTCCGCGAGCGCCGCGACGCGCTCGTAGAGGGGTTCGCCGGAGGCGAGTTCGAGGTCCTGGAGGTCCGCCCCGCCCGGGTTCGACGTGCGACAGAGCGCGAACACGCCCTTGTCCGCGCGGTCGAGGAACGGCTGTAGCGAGTCGCGCCCGAGGTACGGGTTCACCGTGATCCCGTCGACCCAGTCGAGGACCTCGGCGTACTGTCGCGCCGTGTTCCCGATGTCGCCGCGCTTGGCGTCTAAGAGGACGGGGACGCCCTTCCCCTCGGCGTAGGCGGCGGTCTCGCGGAGCGCGCGCCAGCCGTCGGGGTCCTCGTAGAAGGCGGCGTTCGGCTTGTAGCAGGCGGCGTGCTCGTGGGTCGCGTCGATGATCCGGCGGTTGAACGCCCACCGCGGGAGGTCGGCGTCGGCCACGTGGTCGGGGAGCCGGGTCGGGTCGGGGTCGAGCCCGACCGAGACGACGCTGTCGGTCGCGTCGATCCGGGCCGCGAGCGTCTCGAAGAAGTCCATACGCGCCCTGCGTCGGCCGGTACACTAACGGTTTTGCTCCGGGGGCGACGCGACAGCGTCCGCGAACGGCCCGTCACCGCCAGTCGCTCGGAACGTACTGTTCGAACTCGGGGGATTCCGACCGGGCCACGGGTCGGAACACCGCTTCTCCGTCGATCCGGAACTCCTCGATCGCGTCTTGAGCGGGGCCGGTCAGGTGGCCGGCGAAGGC
This genomic stretch from Halorubrum hochsteinianum harbors:
- a CDS encoding CHY zinc finger protein, whose protein sequence is MATPATDGSGADRETTTAPATDPRFPVPLRGVAVDPETRCAHWDDPVDVIALRFGCCETYYPCDACHDAAADHEAVPWPRERFDEPAVLCGVCGTTLTAREYLESDDDACPACGAAFNPGCRKHRDRYFETEDAAESENGDESL
- the pyrF gene encoding orotidine-5'-phosphate decarboxylase, with translation MDFFETLAARIDATDSVVSVGLDPDPTRLPDHVADADLPRWAFNRRIIDATHEHAACYKPNAAFYEDPDGWRALRETAAYAEGKGVPVLLDAKRGDIGNTARQYAEVLDWVDGITVNPYLGRDSLQPFLDRADKGVFALCRTSNPGGADLQDLELASGEPLYERVAALADVWNANDNVGLVVGATAPEELETVREIVPEIPFLVPGVGAQGGDAEAAVEHGLASRSDLPVDVGLVNSSRGIIFAGEESSRPEDEATYFGAAGDAAKRLKKRLNRHR
- the trmY gene encoding tRNA (pseudouridine(54)-N(1))-methyltransferase TrmY, which codes for MRQFVVIGRDVPTDPDAISLSDIPGAGRLDLLCRCVSAGVFLSHGIRESVRVHLVIADAFTVTFDADTLRHLHPDERNVAARVRDALAAKEDAIGHMPADVSPGVELRRMGLDATLDRLVGEAGGSGRGPDGTLVQLHEDGDPLVDADPPTDPVFVLSDHHDFAPAEAESIADRAERRLRVGPELLHADHTITVVHNWLDTDGYASY